The Thermacetogenium phaeum DSM 12270 genome segment AGAGCAAGATCTCCCCGATGCCGGACTCGCGGCACTTATCCCGCAAACCCCGGCAGTCCAGCTCACCGTGGCCGTAGAGGGAGGAAACCAGGATGGCCGCGGCATCGCTTTCAATGGCGGCGTTGATGAACTCCTCCTGGGAAACCATCACTCCCAGGTTGACCACCTTAAATCCGGCCTGCCTGAGGCTCATTTCCAGGATCCTGTTGCCAACCGCGTGCACATCGGCCCCAATCACACCCAGCACTACTGTGTCCTTCCGCGACACCGGTCCCGCCTCCTCAAGAGAGCCCTAAGCGGACGCGCCAGAGAATGCTCTTGCGATCAGTTGGGGCTTAATTCACCAGTTGCTTGCAGAGCTCCACAGCCGCTCCGGCATCCGGCGCATAGCCGTCGGCTCCGATCTCCTCTGTATACTCCCGGGTAACCGGGGCACCTCCGATGATCACCTTAACCGTATCCCGCAGCCCCTCTTTTTCCAGGGCGGCGATGACCTCCTGCATAACCGGCATGGTGGTGGTCAAAAGGGCGGACATTCCCACCAAATGCGGCTGATGTTCCTTTACCGCCTGCACGAACTTTTCCGGCGCTGCGTCCACACCCAAGTCGACGATGCTGAAACCGCTGCTCTCCAGCATCATAATCACCAGGTTCTTGCCGATATCGTGCAGGTCACCCTTGACAGAACCGATAACCACCTTCCCTGCGGCGGGCACCTCGGCTCCACCGATCCTCTCTTTCGCCAGTTCGACGCCCGCCTTCATGGCCTGGGCGGACATCATCATTTCCGGCACGAACATCTCTCCCTCTTTAAAGCGGACCCCCACCTCATTGATTCCGGGGATCAGTGCCTCATTGATAACCCGGAGCGGCTCTTCTCCCGCTTCCAGCAGCCGTTTCGTGGCCTCCTTCACCCCTTGAACATCACCTGCTATTACCAGATCGATCAGTTCCTTCAGGCTGCTCATGCTTCATCCCTCCATTTTTTCAGGTTAAAATTAATCGGCAGGTTCAACCGGCTACCGCAAAGTCAGCCGCCGAGCCTTTCCTCCGCCCGGCGCAGGATGCCGTCGATCTCCCGTTCGGTATCTGGAGCGAGAGGCGTCGGTCGGTAATTATCCATGATCTCGCGCAGCTTCTCCCGGATCCGGGTACCCATGGTCTTGGAGCCTCCTGCCGCCCAGGTCTCGTAGTTATTGAAATCGGAAAGGGTGCTCCCCCAGCTCTCCCTGAAGTGCCTGGCGGTGTGTTCGTCCCCCAGGAAGTTGCCTCCGGGGCCCACACGCATGATGGCCTCTACGGCCAGGTACTCGGGGGTGGTATTCACCCCTTTGAGGAGGTACCTTACCCGTGAGACAACCTCATCGGTCAACACCAGCATTTCCAGACAGCCGGTGCGCCCGGACTCGATGTAAAAGACGTCATGCATCAGGTTGCACCCCTGCAGAGCGCCCATCAGGGTAAACATGGTTCCCTCGACCACGGCCTGCTCGTCAAAAACCTTGGAACTGCCGCACCCTGCATAACCCCAGGAAGGCAGGGAGTAATAGCGGGCCAGATCGCACAGGCAACCCTGGAGCAGGAGCGCCTCCGGTACTGCGTACACCGCCATCATCGTGCGCATGTCCAGAGGAGAATCGCCGTATCCGTAGAGGAAAGGTGCGCCCGGATTCTTCAGCTGGTGCACCACCAGCCCGCAGAGGGCCTCGGCATTGGCCTGGACAACCGTTCCGGCAACCGTAATCGGGGTGGAGGCGCCGG includes the following:
- a CDS encoding corrinoid protein, which encodes MSSLKELIDLVIAGDVQGVKEATKRLLEAGEEPLRVINEALIPGINEVGVRFKEGEMFVPEMMMSAQAMKAGVELAKERIGGAEVPAAGKVVIGSVKGDLHDIGKNLVIMMLESSGFSIVDLGVDAAPEKFVQAVKEHQPHLVGMSALLTTTMPVMQEVIAALEKEGLRDTVKVIIGGAPVTREYTEEIGADGYAPDAGAAVELCKQLVN
- a CDS encoding trimethylamine methyltransferase family protein, translated to MEYASSHGAGMAFRTLSPEQIREIHSASCRVLEEVGVVVHHDEAADLLKRAGAYTGSDGRTYIPNTLVKRALATAPSRITLYNRLGEPALWLEKSNVYFGTGSDTLVYLDPFTGERRPWQSADVAMALQVVDALPNLDFVMSMGLLSDVDRRMINRAQYALMLKNSIKPQVVIAEDRGTVEDIFEMAAAAAGGKEALKHRPLFVLYCEPTSPLQLPFESVDKLLLAAENRIPVNFACGAVAGASTPITVAGTVVQANAEALCGLVVHQLKNPGAPFLYGYGDSPLDMRTMMAVYAVPEALLLQGCLCDLARYYSLPSWGYAGCGSSKVFDEQAVVEGTMFTLMGALQGCNLMHDVFYIESGRTGCLEMLVLTDEVVSRVRYLLKGVNTTPEYLAVEAIMRVGPGGNFLGDEHTARHFRESWGSTLSDFNNYETWAAGGSKTMGTRIREKLREIMDNYRPTPLAPDTEREIDGILRRAEERLGG
- the glmS gene encoding methylaspartate mutase subunit S codes for the protein MSRKDTVVLGVIGADVHAVGNRILEMSLRQAGFKVVNLGVMVSQEEFINAAIESDAAAILVSSLYGHGELDCRGLRDKCRESGIGEILLYVGGNLVVGKRTFAEVERLFRDMGFDRVYPPGTLPEVAIADLKRDLGL